In Sphingobacteriaceae bacterium, the following proteins share a genomic window:
- a CDS encoding protein translocase subunit SecDF, with the protein MQNKGAIKIFAILLALACIFYLSFTWVTNNVENDAKAYAENISGSSKYASETEDFRKDLESKLADRYLDSMKKITVYDIFIADYTYEEVKKNAINLGLDLRGGMNVTLEVSVMDIIKNLSNDNQDPAFKMALANAQKELGVKNNDSYITLFEREYKKIAPNGRLAPLFQSIENKSKIAYNASNEEVIKFIDERVNEAIGNAEKTFRSRIDRFGVTQPNIQKSEQSGRILVELPGVKDKARVRELLQGTANLEFWETYENGEIAPMLDKANTVISNALYAAKKDSATLTTDTSAVKVGTTVPVTTSTAAVVAKGDSIKPDTAAVKTGSVNPQDTAIKGFQKRVPLYAFYQNVLPLVPLKGRVTVDKDGKPERYAEGACVGIATSRADTAKVNAYLRIAKSKNVFPSKLKFMWGSKEVEQKDEEGRIVGSYFELFAIKQTGSNGKAALSGDIITDARKDYNQQSGGVPLISMSMNNEAAQKWAKITRDNAKKCVAVVMDNMVYSAPRVNGEITGGQSQITGNFTDAEADALAAILSAGKLPAPAHIVEESIVGPTLGQEAIDSGLVSFVIALLVILVFMWLYYNRSGLVANIALIANMFFIMGILTSLGTVLTLPGIAGIVLTIGLAVDANILVFERVREELALGKSTALAIKEGFKHAMSSIIDSNVTLAILAVILYVFGSGPVQGFAATLFIGICTSLFSAILITRVIFEWMLERKMEIPFDNSMTRNAFKNLHFDFVGKRKVYYAISTLIIILGVVFYFKNGGLNLGVDFKGGRTYQVHFDKDMNTEDIKKALEPVFPDAALEVKSIGAGTSNKAKITTTYRVTDNNPNADAEVDSLLSKGLSTLNVGFDVPQQQKVGPTIATDIVYGAYGAILFSCLMMFLYIVVRFRKWQYGLGSVVALFHDVLIVLSCYTICDGLLPLEIGQDFIAAILTVMGYTMTETVVVFDRIRERLRDSGKDDAYGEERNTLINYALNSTLSRTILTSLTVFFVLLVIFIFGGESIRGFIFALLIGRVIGTYSSLCISTPIVVDFDKKK; encoded by the coding sequence ATGCAAAACAAAGGTGCGATTAAAATATTTGCCATCCTCTTAGCTCTGGCCTGTATTTTTTATTTATCATTCACGTGGGTGACCAATAATGTAGAAAATGATGCTAAAGCTTATGCCGAGAATATATCAGGCTCCAGTAAGTATGCTTCAGAAACCGAAGATTTCAGAAAAGACCTGGAGTCTAAGCTGGCTGATCGTTATTTAGATTCAATGAAAAAGATTACCGTATATGATATCTTCATTGCGGATTATACATACGAAGAGGTTAAAAAGAACGCTATTAATTTAGGTCTCGATTTACGTGGTGGTATGAACGTTACTTTGGAGGTATCTGTGATGGATATCATCAAAAATTTATCTAACGACAACCAGGATCCTGCCTTCAAAATGGCTTTAGCCAATGCGCAGAAAGAACTTGGCGTTAAGAATAACGACAGCTACATTACTTTATTCGAAAGAGAATACAAAAAAATTGCTCCAAACGGGCGTTTAGCACCATTATTCCAATCCATAGAGAATAAAAGCAAAATTGCTTACAACGCAAGCAATGAAGAAGTAATTAAATTTATTGATGAGCGTGTAAACGAAGCTATCGGTAATGCAGAAAAAACTTTCCGTAGTCGTATTGACCGTTTTGGTGTAACACAACCAAACATTCAGAAATCAGAACAAAGCGGACGTATTTTGGTTGAATTACCTGGTGTAAAAGATAAAGCACGCGTGCGTGAATTATTGCAAGGAACAGCAAATCTTGAATTCTGGGAAACTTACGAGAATGGTGAGATTGCTCCAATGTTAGATAAAGCGAATACTGTTATCAGCAACGCTTTATATGCTGCAAAAAAAGACAGTGCTACTCTAACTACTGATACCAGCGCAGTGAAAGTTGGCACTACGGTACCTGTAACCACTTCAACCGCTGCAGTTGTTGCAAAAGGTGATTCTATAAAACCAGATACCGCTGCTGTAAAAACAGGCTCTGTTAATCCTCAGGATACCGCTATTAAAGGGTTCCAAAAACGTGTGCCTTTATATGCTTTCTACCAGAATGTATTACCGTTGGTTCCTTTAAAAGGACGTGTAACGGTAGATAAAGATGGCAAACCGGAAAGATATGCAGAAGGAGCTTGTGTTGGTATTGCAACTTCTCGCGCTGATACAGCAAAAGTGAACGCTTATTTACGTATCGCAAAATCTAAAAACGTCTTCCCTTCAAAATTAAAATTCATGTGGGGTTCTAAAGAAGTTGAGCAAAAAGATGAAGAAGGAAGAATTGTTGGAAGCTACTTTGAATTATTCGCTATTAAACAAACAGGAAGTAACGGTAAAGCTGCATTAAGCGGAGATATTATTACCGATGCCCGTAAAGATTACAACCAGCAATCAGGTGGTGTGCCATTGATCAGCATGAGCATGAACAATGAAGCTGCTCAAAAATGGGCTAAGATTACCCGTGATAATGCTAAAAAATGTGTGGCTGTAGTAATGGATAACATGGTTTATTCTGCTCCACGCGTAAATGGTGAAATTACAGGCGGCCAATCTCAAATTACCGGAAACTTTACCGATGCTGAAGCTGACGCCTTAGCTGCAATTTTAAGTGCTGGTAAATTACCTGCTCCTGCTCACATTGTGGAAGAGAGTATTGTTGGTCCGACTTTAGGACAAGAAGCTATTGATTCAGGTTTAGTGAGTTTTGTGATCGCATTACTGGTGATCCTTGTATTCATGTGGTTATATTACAACAGATCTGGTCTTGTAGCCAACATTGCGCTCATCGCCAATATGTTCTTTATTATGGGTATCCTCACTTCTCTGGGTACTGTATTAACTTTACCTGGTATAGCCGGTATCGTATTAACCATTGGTTTAGCGGTGGATGCGAATATCCTCGTATTTGAACGTGTGCGTGAAGAACTTGCTTTAGGAAAAAGCACTGCCCTGGCTATTAAAGAAGGGTTTAAACATGCAATGTCTTCTATTATTGACTCCAACGTTACTTTAGCCATCTTAGCTGTTATCCTTTACGTTTTTGGTTCTGGCCCGGTACAAGGTTTTGCTGCTACTTTATTTATCGGTATCTGTACTTCATTATTCTCTGCGATTTTAATTACACGTGTTATTTTTGAATGGATGCTAGAACGTAAAATGGAAATTCCATTTGATAATTCTATGACCCGTAATGCTTTCAAAAACCTTCACTTTGATTTCGTAGGGAAACGTAAAGTATACTACGCAATTTCTACTTTAATCATCATTCTAGGTGTTGTTTTCTACTTTAAAAATGGTGGTTTAAACTTAGGTGTTGACTTTAAAGGTGGACGCACTTACCAGGTTCATTTCGATAAAGACATGAACACAGAAGATATTAAGAAAGCTTTAGAGCCTGTTTTTCCGGATGCTGCGCTTGAAGTAAAAAGTATTGGTGCTGGTACTTCAAATAAAGCCAAGATTACAACGACTTACCGTGTAACAGATAATAATCCAAATGCTGATGCTGAAGTAGATTCTTTATTAAGCAAAGGTTTGTCTACACTCAATGTAGGATTTGATGTTCCTCAACAACAAAAAGTAGGACCTACAATAGCTACTGATATCGTTTACGGTGCTTATGGAGCTATCTTATTCTCTTGTTTAATGATGTTCTTATACATTGTTGTTCGTTTCCGTAAATGGCAATATGGTTTAGGTTCGGTTGTGGCTTTATTCCATGACGTGTTAATCGTATTATCCTGTTATACAATCTGCGACGGACTTCTTCCTCTTGAAATCGGCCAGGATTTTATTGCAGCCATCTTAACGGTAATGGGTTATACCATGACTGAAACGGTTGTTGTGTTCGACAGGATCCGTGAAAGATTAAGAGACAGTGGTAAAGATGACGCGTACGGTGAAGAGCGTAATACGTTAATTAACTACGCGTTAAACAGTACATTAAGCCGTACTATTTTAACGTCGTTAACTGTATTCTTCGTACTCTTGGTTATCTTCATTTTCGGTGGAGAAAGTATCCGTGGTTTCATCTTCGCTTTATTAATCGGACGTGTAATCGGTACTTATTCATCATTGTGTATCTCTACTCCAATAGTTGTAGATTTCGACAAGAAAAAATAA
- a CDS encoding GNAT family N-acetyltransferase: MEPVRIINYSPEYQGSIDQMMKGIEKEFPLPITSPQSTRINEVYHLEDQKFWLALHEQKVVGTIGLSLFSNGEAVLKRMMVDKAYRGKGFETASLLLTKALDWGKKEGYSKIYLGTMDQFLAAQKFYLKNGFKAITKDQLPKDYSPNPIDTLYYFKNLLP; the protein is encoded by the coding sequence ATGGAACCGGTAAGGATAATTAACTACAGTCCCGAATACCAGGGTAGCATCGATCAGATGATGAAAGGAATAGAGAAAGAATTTCCTTTACCTATTACATCACCACAATCAACACGTATTAATGAAGTATATCATTTAGAAGATCAAAAATTCTGGTTGGCTTTACATGAACAAAAAGTTGTTGGCACTATTGGATTGAGCTTGTTTTCGAATGGCGAAGCGGTTCTTAAACGCATGATGGTGGATAAAGCATACCGTGGAAAAGGATTTGAAACAGCTTCCTTACTTTTAACTAAAGCGCTTGACTGGGGCAAAAAAGAAGGTTATAGTAAAATTTATCTTGGAACTATGGATCAGTTTTTAGCTGCTCAGAAATTTTATCTTAAAAATGGATTTAAGGCAATTACCAAAGATCAGTTGCCTAAAGACTATTCTCCCAATCCAATAGACACTCTATATTATTTCAAAAATTTACTGCCTTAG
- a CDS encoding cell division protein FtsK, which produces MAGGAKKSKEKISLGKRFEQFLVFYKDERTQKIMGLLLILFSAYLTIAFVSYFTSWDVDQDKVLGSREDLFLPETKVKNWLGKFGALVSHFFMYKGFGVSSFILVPVLCMFGLQKVVQRKLINVGSFNAKWLFFMVWSSLVFSYIFSEKLFFMGGGFGYFMNAKIVNYVGSFGLIALIAFSMLTFLVLSINLSFKLPAKAVVEEDVQMEEEITSSFKSATPVKEFNSSFNELRDAKLTPEEEAELLNFEVITKKESQQAEPEIIKEESEDVGFEVLSTTQEMTSTPIVQEQPGVNVQEPPLAENQMDLTGTAGEIINTEPKGEPELVIAPPARDGEVIEDENKAAKLVEQFGEYDPTLDLGSYQFPSFELLNDYGNIHSKVNQEELIANKNKILNTLKNYGIEIDKIMATVGPTVTLYEIVPAAGVRISKIKNLEDDIALSLAALGIRIIAPIPGKGTIGIEVPNQNPEMVPMKNILASEKFNNSVFELPIALGKTISNEIFIADLAKMPHLLMAGATGQGKSVGLNAVLVSLLYKKHPAQVKFVLVDPKKVELTLFNKIERHFLAKLPNSEDAIITDNTKVIHTLNSLCIEMDNRYALLQDAQVRNIKEYNTKFVNRKLNPNDGHKFLPYIVLVVDEFADLIMTAGKEVETPIARLAQLARAIGIHLIIATQRPSVNIITGTIKANFPARIAFRVTSKIDSRTILDSGGADQLIGRGDMLLSTGNDLIRIQCAFVDTPEVEKITEFIGNQRAYPSAFLLPEYVGEEGELGKEEVDLSERDKMFDEAAKLIVQFQQGSASFLQRKLKLGYNRAGRIVDQLEAAGFIGPFEGSKAREVLVKDMAQMEEILQKLRNR; this is translated from the coding sequence ATGGCTGGCGGTGCAAAAAAATCAAAAGAAAAAATCAGTTTGGGTAAGCGTTTCGAACAATTTCTTGTTTTTTACAAAGACGAACGTACTCAGAAAATTATGGGCTTGCTGCTGATCCTTTTCTCTGCTTACCTCACTATTGCATTTGTTTCTTACTTCACCAGCTGGGATGTAGACCAGGACAAAGTTTTAGGAAGCAGAGAAGATCTTTTTTTACCAGAAACAAAAGTAAAAAACTGGCTTGGGAAATTTGGCGCTCTTGTTTCACATTTCTTCATGTATAAAGGTTTCGGTGTATCCTCATTTATTCTTGTTCCGGTGTTATGCATGTTTGGATTGCAAAAAGTCGTTCAACGTAAGCTCATCAATGTAGGCTCTTTCAATGCCAAATGGTTATTTTTTATGGTATGGAGTTCGTTGGTTTTTTCTTACATCTTCTCTGAAAAATTATTTTTTATGGGTGGAGGTTTTGGTTATTTTATGAATGCCAAAATTGTAAACTATGTTGGAAGCTTCGGATTAATAGCGCTTATAGCATTTTCTATGCTTACTTTCCTTGTCTTGAGCATTAACCTTTCCTTCAAACTTCCTGCTAAAGCAGTGGTTGAAGAAGATGTTCAAATGGAAGAAGAAATTACCTCCAGCTTTAAATCTGCTACCCCCGTTAAAGAGTTTAATAGTTCTTTCAATGAATTAAGAGACGCTAAACTAACCCCAGAAGAAGAAGCAGAACTTCTGAATTTTGAAGTCATTACAAAAAAAGAGAGTCAGCAAGCCGAACCCGAAATTATAAAAGAAGAATCCGAAGATGTTGGATTTGAAGTTTTGTCAACCACGCAAGAAATGACTTCAACTCCCATTGTTCAGGAACAACCAGGTGTTAATGTGCAAGAACCACCGTTAGCTGAAAATCAAATGGACCTTACCGGCACTGCCGGCGAGATAATAAATACAGAGCCTAAGGGAGAACCTGAATTGGTAATTGCTCCGCCGGCACGAGATGGTGAAGTTATTGAAGATGAAAATAAGGCCGCGAAATTAGTAGAACAATTTGGTGAATACGATCCAACGCTTGATCTGGGTTCTTACCAGTTTCCAAGTTTCGAATTGCTGAATGATTACGGTAATATTCACAGCAAAGTAAACCAGGAAGAACTGATAGCGAACAAAAATAAAATTCTGAATACGCTAAAAAATTACGGTATCGAGATCGATAAGATCATGGCTACTGTTGGTCCCACAGTTACTTTGTACGAGATTGTTCCAGCCGCGGGTGTGCGCATCAGTAAAATTAAAAACCTGGAAGATGATATCGCTTTAAGTTTAGCAGCTTTAGGTATTCGTATCATTGCCCCTATTCCAGGGAAAGGAACCATTGGTATTGAGGTGCCGAATCAGAACCCCGAAATGGTTCCGATGAAAAACATTCTGGCGTCAGAAAAATTCAATAATTCGGTATTTGAACTCCCTATAGCTTTAGGAAAAACAATCAGCAACGAAATTTTCATTGCCGATCTTGCCAAGATGCCTCACTTGCTTATGGCGGGTGCTACTGGCCAGGGGAAATCTGTGGGCTTAAATGCAGTATTGGTTTCTCTGCTCTACAAAAAACATCCTGCACAGGTAAAATTTGTTTTGGTAGATCCTAAAAAGGTGGAGTTAACTTTGTTTAATAAAATTGAACGTCACTTCTTAGCGAAACTTCCAAACTCTGAAGATGCTATCATAACAGACAATACAAAAGTAATTCACACACTCAACTCTCTTTGTATTGAGATGGATAACCGTTATGCCTTGCTGCAGGATGCCCAGGTACGTAACATCAAAGAATACAATACTAAATTTGTTAACCGCAAATTAAATCCAAACGACGGACATAAATTCCTTCCCTACATAGTTTTAGTAGTGGATGAGTTTGCCGATCTGATCATGACGGCGGGTAAGGAAGTTGAAACGCCAATTGCGCGTCTTGCTCAATTAGCAAGGGCTATCGGAATCCACTTAATAATAGCCACGCAGCGTCCTTCAGTAAATATTATAACAGGAACTATAAAAGCCAATTTTCCTGCGCGTATTGCATTTAGGGTGACAAGTAAAATTGATAGCCGTACTATTTTAGATTCGGGTGGAGCAGATCAGTTAATTGGTCGTGGTGACATGTTATTAAGCACAGGAAATGATTTGATCCGTATTCAATGCGCTTTTGTAGACACTCCTGAAGTGGAGAAAATTACCGAGTTCATAGGTAATCAGCGCGCATATCCGAGCGCCTTCCTTTTACCAGAATATGTTGGAGAAGAAGGTGAGTTAGGAAAAGAAGAAGTGGATTTAAGTGAACGTGATAAAATGTTTGATGAAGCTGCCAAATTAATTGTCCAGTTTCAACAAGGCAGTGCTTCGTTTTTACAACGTAAATTAAAATTAGGTTATAATCGTGCGGGGCGTATAGTTGATCAACTTGAGGCTGCAGGGTTTATAGGACCATTCGAAGGCTCCAAGGCCAGGGAAGTTCTGGTGAAAGATATGGCGCAAATGGAAGAAATTTTGCAAAAATTAAGAAATCGCTAA
- a CDS encoding X-Pro dipeptidyl-peptidase, which translates to MSKLFFISFVCTFSLLQSQVIDTTWLRQNYTKKEVSIPMRDGINLFTSIYTPKNTTEKHPFLMVRTPYSLAPYGGKFSPYLISHYSNYVKQNYIIVMQDVRGCYMSEGTFVDVRPFIENKKSKKDIDEASDTYDAIDWLIKNVPGNNGNIGVSGISYPGFYSTMAALSGHPALKAVSPQAPVTEWFLGDDFHHNGAFALMDAFSFYSGFGKPRPKPTTQHASGYPIPEKDNYNFFLKQGAIKNFTRLMGDSIQFWNDLMTHPDYDDFWKARDARRAVKTIKPAVLVVGGNFDAEDCYGAYNLYKAIEKQSPSTNNKLVMGPWYHGGWHRADGSYLGNVRFGSKTSVYYQDNLEFPFFNYYLNGKGDANSIAEATLFFTGENKWRTFESWPPKTIEYKQIYLNTNHTLSFTAPSSSSSFSKYTSDPSKPVPYSEGVHLKRTREYMIDDQRFAARRPDVLVYETEILENELTLAGAITADLKVTINSTDADFVVKLIDVFPDNFSYDTSVCCQGVKKEVEMAGYQMLVRGEIMRGKYRNSFEKPEPFDANKIETVKFTLPDVSHTFQKGHKLMIQIQSSWFPVFDRNPQTFIDIYKCNDSDFKTAEILIFHQAGSASSITLPVLK; encoded by the coding sequence ATGTCTAAATTATTTTTCATCTCTTTTGTTTGTACTTTTTCACTTCTTCAATCACAGGTTATTGATACTACCTGGTTAAGACAGAATTACACGAAAAAAGAAGTATCCATTCCGATGAGAGACGGTATAAATCTTTTTACAAGCATTTACACTCCAAAAAACACCACCGAAAAGCATCCTTTCCTGATGGTGCGAACACCTTACTCGCTTGCGCCCTATGGCGGCAAATTTTCGCCTTACCTGATCTCCCATTATTCAAATTATGTTAAGCAAAATTATATCATTGTAATGCAGGATGTGCGCGGATGTTACATGAGCGAGGGAACTTTTGTGGATGTGCGTCCCTTTATTGAAAATAAAAAATCGAAAAAAGATATTGATGAGGCCAGCGACACTTATGATGCCATTGACTGGTTGATAAAAAATGTTCCGGGAAATAATGGCAATATTGGCGTTTCAGGAATTTCGTACCCGGGATTTTACAGTACTATGGCTGCATTGAGCGGACATCCCGCTCTAAAAGCTGTTAGTCCGCAGGCGCCCGTAACAGAGTGGTTCCTGGGAGATGATTTTCACCATAATGGTGCCTTTGCATTGATGGATGCTTTTTCATTTTATTCTGGATTCGGAAAGCCGCGTCCAAAGCCTACCACACAGCATGCATCAGGCTATCCCATTCCGGAAAAAGACAATTATAATTTTTTTCTTAAGCAAGGGGCTATTAAAAATTTTACCAGGTTAATGGGCGATAGTATTCAATTCTGGAACGATCTTATGACTCATCCTGACTATGATGATTTCTGGAAAGCAAGAGATGCAAGGCGCGCAGTAAAAACTATCAAACCGGCTGTTCTTGTTGTTGGAGGTAATTTTGACGCGGAAGATTGTTATGGCGCTTATAATTTGTACAAGGCTATCGAAAAACAATCTCCTTCTACAAACAACAAATTAGTGATGGGTCCTTGGTACCACGGGGGATGGCACCGTGCTGATGGAAGTTATTTAGGAAACGTGCGCTTCGGCAGTAAAACCTCTGTTTATTACCAGGATAATTTAGAGTTTCCTTTTTTTAATTATTATTTAAATGGAAAAGGGGATGCCAACTCTATCGCAGAAGCAACTCTATTTTTTACTGGAGAAAATAAATGGCGGACCTTTGAGAGTTGGCCTCCAAAAACAATTGAATACAAACAAATTTATCTCAACACTAACCACACTTTATCATTTACTGCTCCATCATCGTCTAGTTCATTTTCAAAATATACCAGCGACCCTTCTAAACCTGTTCCGTATTCGGAAGGTGTGCATCTAAAAAGAACACGCGAGTACATGATAGATGACCAGCGCTTTGCAGCAAGACGTCCGGACGTTTTAGTTTACGAAACAGAGATTCTCGAAAACGAATTAACCCTGGCCGGTGCTATCACTGCTGACCTTAAAGTGACGATAAATAGCACAGATGCGGATTTTGTTGTAAAACTTATCGACGTATTTCCGGATAATTTTTCTTACGATACATCTGTTTGTTGCCAGGGCGTGAAGAAAGAAGTAGAAATGGCAGGTTATCAAATGCTGGTACGTGGAGAAATTATGCGCGGAAAATACCGCAACAGTTTTGAAAAACCCGAACCTTTTGATGCAAATAAAATTGAAACTGTAAAATTTACACTACCAGACGTATCACACACTTTTCAAAAAGGTCACAAACTAATGATTCAAATTCAGAGCAGCTGGTTTCCGGTGTTTGACCGCAATCCACAGACATTTATAGATATTTACAAGTGTAATGATTCTGATTTTAAAACTGCAGAAATACTAATTTTTCACCAGGCAGGTTCTGCGTCCTCAATCACCTTACCTGTATTGAAATAA